The proteins below are encoded in one region of Drosophila santomea strain STO CAGO 1482 chromosome 2R, Prin_Dsan_1.1, whole genome shotgun sequence:
- the LOC120445861 gene encoding H/ACA ribonucleoprotein complex subunit 4 isoform X2, giving the protein MCVHLGLVLGVGGQMLELRRVRSGIQSERDGMVTMHDVLDAMWLYENHKDESMLRRVIKPLEGLLVNHKRIIMKDSSVNAVCYGAKITLPGVLRYEDGIEIDQEIVICTTKGEAICLAIALMTTATMASCDHGVVAKIKRVIMERDTYPRKWGLGPKASAKKALIAAGKLDKFGRPNENTPKEWLTGYVDYNAKKPAAQEVTPSNGSSEPSKRKLSTSSVEETAAVAVSDETPSKDKKKKKKKHKGDEEAPEAAEEEAEPVEKEKKKKKKKDKDREKDEAQE; this is encoded by the exons ATGTGCGTCCATTTGGGTCTCGTACTGGGTGTCGGTGGCCAGATGTTGGAGCTCCGTCGTGTCCGCTCGGGCATTCAGTCTGAGCGCGATGGCATGGTGACCATGCACGATGTTTTGGACGCCATGTGGCTGTACGAAAACCACAAGGACGAGTCTATGCTGCGACGTGTGATCAAGCCGCTCGAAGGTCTGCTGGTCAACCACAAGCGCATTATTATGAAGGACAGCTCG GTGAACGCCGTTTGCTATGGTGCCAAGATTACATTGCCAGGTGTCCTGCGCTACGAGGATGGCATCGAGATCGATCAGGAGATCGTCATTTGCACCACTAAGGGCGAGGCCATTTGCCTGGCCATCGCCCTCATGACCACAGCCACCATGGCCTCCTGTGACCATGGTGTGGTGGCTAAGATCAAGCGAGTGATCATGGAGCGCGACACATACCCACGCAAGTGGGGATTGGGCCCAAAGGCGTCGGCCAAGAAGGCGCTCATTGCCGCCGGCAAGCTAGACAAGTTCGGAAGGCCCAATGAAAACACACCGAAGGAGTGGCTGACTGGTTATGTCGACTACAATGCCAAGAAGCCAGCAGCTCAAGAAGTTACCCCCTCGAATGGCTCCAGTGAACCCAGCAAA CGCAAGTTAAGCACCTCCAGCGTTGAGGAAACTGCGGCGGTCGCGGTATCCGACGAGACTCCTTCCAAGgacaaaaagaagaagaagaagaagcacaaGGGCGATGAGGAGGCCCCAGAAGCTGCTGAGGAGGAGGCAGAGCCAGTAGAGAAggagaagaaaaagaagaagaagaaggacaAGGATAGGGAGAAAGACGAAGCTCAGGAATAG
- the LOC120444337 gene encoding uncharacterized protein LOC120444337, which yields MTYELPPIILKGKELIKYRHLKRKYPVSKGFLQSNWWNVERFIVYALSPRCVIRNYAWRKRRTHRVRIIRRVRILLFDPRLKRMIKRRLQNVRQWSRSLVGYYKKMGRIVEHEETEVYRVAEPLGAEELSKQMKQQLELLKTGKRSLSLIEETTAIAEVPPKKPKQMPDITEEARVINDSDDRLDAAPSKEAAERTPTKSPAQFAVSEDVPTPATPSKEQSGQTSTCSSAEKTDKTEKAGGGSKFLDMLISKVRVKNFAREDNMPTEPSAVTFCTSEDEGSEDFVGFDESVHQPGMLLTPLVPNKCKTTEGNSAFVSESLDAYMREHHINDSDSQQDDKDKLLEPMGHDGQVTSHSMPPPMDMPAVPEALQRLRTVAERRQYLQRCKNHKMGIINNEANVYRELQRKQRQRKVKIGAMQALQASDSQMPFTRQGWQAASYVATEHSNYYYQVIQVDGEMVRLPGAQGNNLKREKSPYISRLSRKEAEELKCSSQCLDARIPQELKVIPTRVSPPRNPKILNQYPLPAIFRPCPLSKKPLQRPLDDDTAALLLAGGSMAVVSMPNVQLDVMPQLGRPLDEIAKRYLQHILPHHDITREWAEFSVSTLQAPPASMKDAEEQASQTPAGRRKSFTFFIPYLNDRNHILVRRVVDRSEHLDKSFREEPNKLQEFAFREMLPPQPDAEILACADMINDMINTVAISCSENSFISEDPDALGDSSLPRSSDPSPAKEEAGKDTDKSGAKPKRLPNKQKRLANELRRLNATIIDAAARKADANKPCSKDHCQLGCLCASLAGTELPVRDHCGRAECVLDCRCLSAEQGRVMRVEAADGRGISNEDAFNLRRKATARLAKMEKDFTSTLVLTDNETLLINESQGDKKRRCTKAPKRYEDFDDSMFDEEEKEVVSPTSKKQKKIAAAAAAAAAAAAAAAAASAKVSAPALSEPCYVKDTDLAKLRHCFVGLRRLSNVDNLATFCMTHQLYKCFCGGDSPDGKPVVIEKEQWNAPVTHFNPDLAVRAHYSFERPPEESSTKKKGKERKPKPKQEPKTIEEDPNPQTQAAETSPEKTEFKQEPKPADSLFKDETPMQRSMELDAIFNYFRRRQYLCRRAVSIPMSSYQRLNQRRADRVRHQIARQETAETAELLRMRIQSAVIYYRKEIDRQRKRELTKKPVQTSVIEVRNDSDASDASVCQKKSESPIKGPTPGKRIKLQTEEPPAQEKAAHKLDIQVPRIAACYSLNAASVDVLASEMANEAAAAAAATGSSHSSTEVDSPNFRSFYNEVVKNMNTLVSKKMQDIDLALQRESKIIPSPNEEILCIIKWTNFLAAFESGFVFIWDVQMKTHSFLAATTTNLMPSVCGAIGVVNTKFAPDPQALPLMARMLMNSTRNENTNRLAVVMQGRQSFWLVKGFLRHMEGNACTKPTPMTHPLLTKKINVLCSLLVKQRIREHQKKLLGGGSLSSEALSSPTADVPPPTSLLMKHRSRDLKRKSQGDESSLSAPSMAKSSKPAAAGGPETATTSTALASALSPGTSTHSAGSAKTSPVSTKSKSSASGIRSNIEFRKVNHNDVDELQIPELHKTDHRWVVLDIFDDFSHIFVPSFSDMISLTRIHSVMQVAEERQKVVKLQFFPNAPYDAFVTPSSKKKIYFGPLSLDMPPPVLVLLQSVDRKMMLREVYQREHSIPVQRHRRSMAFWVLHINGQVHFEIDTESTAKLAAQHTNSTATSGLNVVKIPSQLSVEIEKSQEEVPPVVIIDSDEEDDDAERQLVIDEQDDQLAVADIKEVERTGFTIQTLPSSGALQITISDSAEPSLRPAKDVAASHLSGGFMPFIANVPAKIGETPPTTQYLTPQVQVTTSQGDPETVTTSSSTHLQAAKTAYTKINESLQELLSSGNTLTPGGITITKLDSNEKTLPRESVQSASNNKRISITGIHKQVTKASPSTATVPAARAPVIRPQSAPVSKGLPLLRTGATGPSNVVRLYPKPATAAGRKSLPVNAKPSVVTARQSLPVETPAASAKLPTVGEPSARVSLPSKPPAAGEHLPPRQSLPAHPPAAARPEAVAAPGQNLTNVSTAQLAQEETCYGIMVAKGLPRFRAKVQGSHFMVKIPEHGVFRFKTFGLTASFLSRHVAKDPKLKEFLPAQWKFHALEQVNKQVPSRNQQSPAAIVIED from the exons ATGACTTACGAACTGCCCCCCATCATATTGAAAGGCAAAGAACTGATCAAATACCGGCACCTCAAGCGAAAATACCCCGTGTCCAAGGGCTTCCTGCAGAGCAACTGGTGGAACGTCGAGAGGTTCATAGTGTACGCCCTCAGTCCCCGCTGCGTCATCAGAAACTATGCCTGGCGCAAGCGGCGCACCCACCGCGTCCGCATCATCCGGCGAGTCCGTATTCTGCTCTTCGATCCGCGTCTCAAGCGGATGATCAAACGCCGTCTGCAGAACGTGCGCCAGTGGTCCAGAAGCCTAGTTGGTTACTACAAGAAGATGGGCAGAATCGTAGAGCATGAAGAGACGGAGGTGTACCGCGTGGCAGAACCTCTGGGAGCCGAGGAGCTGTCCAAGCAGATGAAGCAGCAACTGGAGTTGCTCAAAACGGGCAAGAGAAGTCTGTCGCTCATTGAAGAAACAACTGCCATTGCGGAGGTGCCGCCTAAGAAGCCTAAGCAGATGCCCGATATCACCGAGGAAGCCAGGGTCATTAATGATAGCGATGATCGCCTGGATGCAGCGCCCTCCAAGGAGGCTGCCGAAAGGACACCCACAAAGTCGCCCGCTCAATTTGCCGTCTCCGAGGATGTTCCAACCCCGGCCACGCCCAGCAAGGAGCAAAGTGGCCAGACCAGCACTTGCTCCAGTGCCGAGAAGACAGACAAAACGGAAAAGGCCGGCGGCGGCAGTAAGTTCCTGGACATGCTCATCAGTAAGGTGCGCGTTAAGAACTTTGCGCGTGAGGACAACATGCCCACTGAACCAAGTGCGGTCACATTTTGCACATCCGAGGACGAGGGTAGCGAAGACTTCGTGGGCTTCGACGAGAGCGTTCATCAGCCGGGCATGCTGCTCACGCCGCTGGTGCCGAACAAATGCAAGACCACGGAGGGTAACTCCGCCTTTGTCAGCGAGTCCCTGGATGCCTACATGCGGGAGCATCATATCAATGACTCGGATTCGCAGCAGGACGACAAGGACAAGTTGCTCGAGCCCATGGGACACGATGGTCAGGTCACTTCGCACAGCATGCCGCCACCGATGGACATGCCAGCCGTCCCGGAGGCACTGCAGCGTCTGAGGACGGTGGCGGAGAGGCGGCAGTACTTGCAGCGTTGCAAGAACCACAAGATGGGAATCATTAACAACGAAGCCAATGTATACAGAGAGCTGCAGCGGAAGCAGCGCCAGCGAAAGGTGAAAATCGGTGCCATGCAAGCGCTTCAGGCTTCCGACTCCCAAATGCCATTTACCCGCCAAGGTTGGCAGGCGGCCAGTTATGTGGCCACCGAGCACTCCAACTACTACTATCAG GTAATACAAGTGGACGGTGAGATGGTGCGCCTGCCAGGCGCCCAGGGCAATAATTTGAAGCGCGAGAAGTCTCCATACATCAGCAGACTCAGTCGCAAGGAAGCGGAGGAACTGAAGTGCAGCAGCCAGTGTTTGGATGCCCGCATTCCTCAGGAACTGAAAGTGATTCCCACAAGAGTGAGCCCACCAAGGAACCCCAAGATCCTCAACCAGTATCCGCTGCCCGCCATCTTCCGCCCCTGTCCATTATCCAAGAAACCGCTGCAGAGGCCGCTGGACGATGACACGGCCGCGTTGCTTCTCGCTGGGGGCAGCATGGCCGTGGTGAGCATGCCAAATGTGCAGCTTGATGTGATGCCGCAGCTGGGCCGACCACTGGACGAAATCGCCAAGCGGTATCTGCAGCACATACTTCCCCATCACGACATAACGCGGGAGTGGGCCGAGTTTAGTGTGTCTACGCTGCAGGCGCCGCCCGCCAGCATGAAGGATGCAGAGGAGCAGGCTTCCCAAACACCAGCTGGTCGTCGAAAGAGCTTCACCTTCTTTATTCCCTATCTCAACGATCGGAATCACATTCTCGTACGCCGCGTGGTGGACCGATCCGAGCACCTAGACAAAAGCTTTAGAGAGGAGCCCAATAAGCTCCAAGAGTTCGCTTTCCGAGAAATGCTTCCACCTCAGCCGGATGCCGAGATTCTGGCCTGCGCAGACATGATCAACGATATGATCAACACTGTGGCCATCAGCTGCAGCGAGAACAGTTTCATAAGCGAGGACCCGGATGCGTTAGGTGATAGCTCGTTGCCCAGGTCCTCCGATCCGAGTCCCGCGAAGGAGGAGGCTGGCAAGGATACGGATAAGTCCGGCGCCAAGCCAAAGCGACTGCCCAACAAGCAAAAGCGTCTGGCCAACGAACTAAGGCGATTAAATGCCACCATCATAGACGCTGCTGCCAGAAAAGCAGATG CTAACAAACCTTGCAGTAAGGATCACTGTCAGCTGGGCTGCCTATGCGCCAGCTTGGCAGGTACAGAGCTACCTGTGCGGGATCACTGCGGCAGGGCAGAGTGTGTTCTGGATTGCCGTTGCCTGAGTGCAGAGCAGGGTCGTGTCATGCGCGTGGAAGCCGCAGAT GGGCGCGGAATTTCCAACGAAGATGCTTTCAACCTGCGCCGTAAGGCCACAGCACGACTGGCCAAGATGGAGAAGGACTTTACCTCTACACTGGTGCTCACCGACAATGAAACGCTGCTGATCAATGAGTCGCAGGGCGACAAGAAGCGACGCTGCACAAAGGCGCCGAAGCGCTATGAAGACTTCGATGACTCCATGTTCGACGAGGAGGAAAAGGAAGTGGTATCGCCCACAAGcaagaaacaaaagaagatcgccgctgctgctgcggctgccgctgcggctgctgctgcagcggccGCTGCCAGTGCAAAGGTATCGGCTCCTGCTCTAAGCGAGCCGTGCTATGTGAAGGACACGGACCTGGCCAAGTTGAGGCATTGCTTTGTGGGACTACGACGGTTGTCGAATGTAGACAACTTGGCCACGTTCTGCATGACCCACCAGCTTTATAAGTGCTTCTGTGGCGGTGACTCTCCAGATGGCAAGCCTGTTGTAATCGAAAAGGAACAGTGGAACGCACCAGTGACCCACTTTAATCCGGATCTAGCTGTCAGGGCTCACTACAGCTTCGAGCGTCCGCCGGAGGAGTCTTCGACCAAGaagaaaggaaaggaaagaaagCCCAAACCTAAGCAGGAGCCAAAAACGATCGAAGAGGATCCGAATCCGCAGACTCAAGCAGCGGAGACCTCTCCGGAAAAGACTGAATTTAAACAAGAACCGAAACCAGCTGATTCCCTGTTCAAGGATGAGACTCCTATGCAAAGGTCAATGGAGTTGGATGCGATTTTCAACTACTTCCGTAGGCGTCAATATCTTTGCCGGCGAGCCGTTTCCATTCCCATGAGCTCTTACCAGCGCTTAAACCAAAGACGGGCAGATCGTGTGCGACACCAAATAGCTCGCCAGGAGACTGCAGAGACGGCTGAGCTGCTTAGGATGCGCATTCAGAGTGCCGTCATTTACTATCGCAAGGAAATCGATCGGCAACGAAAGCGGGAGCTGACCAAAAAGCCTGTCCAAACTTCTGTCATAGAAGTGCGGAACGACTCCGATGCCAGCGATGCTAGCGTGTGCCAAAAGAAGAGTGAAAGCCCCATCAAGGGGCCGACTCCTGGCAAGCGCATTAAACTGCAAACGGAAGAGCCTCCTGCTCAAGAGAAGGCGGCCCATAAGCTGGACATTCAAGTGCCCCGCATAGCCGCTTGCTATTCCCTCAATGCCGCTTCGGTGGACGTTCTTGCTTCTGAAATGGCAAACGAAgcagctgcggctgctgcagccaCGGGATCGTCACATAGTTCCACGGAAGTGGACTCCCCCAATTTCCGGTCCTTCTACAACGAGGTGGTGAAGAACATGAATACCCTGGTAAGCAAAAAGATGCAGGATATTGACCTGGCGCTGCAGCGTGAGAGCAAAATAATCCCGTCGCCCAACGAGGAGATTCTTTGCATTATCAAGTGGACGAATTTTCTCGCTGCCTTTGAATCTGGTTTCGTATTTATTTGGGACGTTCAAATGAAGACTCACAGCTTTCTGGCGGCAACCACGACCAATTTGATGCCCTCTGTGTGCGGCGCCATCGGAGTTGTAAACACCAAGTTTGCACCCGATCCCCAGGCGCTGCCCTTGATGGCTCGAATGCTAATGAATTCcactcggaatgaaaacacCAACCGTCTCGCAGTTGTGATGCAGGGCAGGCAGAGTTTCTGGCTAGTGAAGGGTTTTCTGCGACATATGGAAGGCAATGCCTGCACAAAACCGACGCCGATGACTCATCCGCTGCTCACCAAGAAGATCAATGTGCTGTGCTCGCTGCTGGTGAAGCAGCGCATCCGGGAACACCAGAAGAAGCTGCTAGGTGGCGGCAGTTTATCTTCTGAAGCCTTGAGCAGTCCGACAGCAGATGTTCCGCCTCCAACTTCTCTACTTATGAAGCACCGCTCACGGGACCTTAAGCGAAAGTCTCAGGGCGATGAATCGTCATTAAGTGCGCCTTCAATGGCAAAGTCTTCCAAACCAGCTGCTGCAGGTGGTCCTGAAACTGCGACAACGTCTACAGCGTTAGCTTCTGCTTTAAGCCCTGGCACTTCTACGCATTCTGCCGGATCTGCCAAGACTAGCCCAGTCTCTActaaaagcaaaagcagcgcCTCTGGAATCCGGAGCAATATCGAGTTCAGAAAGGTTAACCACAACGATGTCGATGAATTGCAAATTCCCGAGCTGCACAAGACAGACCACCGTTGGGTGGTGCTGGACATCTTCGATGACTTTTCTCACATCTTCGTGCCCTCCTTTAGTGATATGATCTCGCTGACCAGGATTCACAGCGTGATGCAGGTGGCCGAGGAGAGGCAGAAGGTGGTGAAGCTTCAGTTCTTTCCCAATGCGCCGTACGATGCCTTCGTGACGCCGTCGTCCAAGAAGAAGATCTATTTTGGACCGCTGAGCCTGGACATGCCGCCGCCGGTCCTGGTGCTACTGCAGAGCGTCGATCGGAAAATGATGTTGCGCGAGGTTTACCAGCGCGAGCACTCCATTCCCGTACAGCGCCATCGCCGAAGCATGGCGTTCTGGGTGCTGCACATAAACGGACAAGTGCACTTCGAGATCGACACAGAGTCGACTGCAAAGCTGGCAGCGCAACACACAAATTCCACCGCAACTTCTGGTCTAAATGTGGTCAAAATTCCGTCACAGCTGTCCGTGGAAATAGAAAAGAGTCAAGAAGAGGTGCCACCGGTGGTGATCATCGATAGTGATGAGGAAGATGATGACGCGGAGAGACAACTGGTAATCGATGAGCAGGATGATCAGCTGGCAGTGGCGGACATTAAGGAAGTGGAGCGCACAGGCTTCACCATACAAACATTGCCTTCTAGTGGCGCTCTGCAAATAACGATCTCAGATTCAGCAGAACCATCCCTACGACCTGCCAAAGATGTGGCCGCCAGCCACTTGAGTGGTGGCTTCATGCCGTTCATTGCAAACGTGCCCGCAAAGATCGGGGAAACGCCTCCCACCACCCAATACCTGACACCCCAGGTGCAGGTAACCACGTCGCAAGGTGATCCCGAAACGGTCACAACCAGTTCCTCTACACACTTGCAAGCAGCTAAGACAGCATACACCAAGATCAACGAGTCACTGCAGGAGCTACTGAGCAGTGGAAACACTTTGACTCCTGGAGGTATCACGATCACCAAGTTGGATAGCAATGAGAAGACTTTACCACGCGAATCCGTCCAGAgtgccagcaacaacaagcgcATCTCCATTACCGGGATACATAAACAAGTAACCAAGGCTTCACCTTCAACGGCCACAGTTCCGGCAGCCCGAGCGCCCGTAATCAGACCTCAATCGGCTCCCGTTTCCAAAGGTCTACCCTTATTACGAACCGGTGCAACGGGACCGAGCAATGTGGTCAGGCTTTATCCAAAACCAGCCACAGCTGCCGGTCGGAAATCCCTGCCGGTGAATGCTAAACCGTCAGTAGTGACAGCACGTCAATCCCTCCCAGTCGAGACGCCTGCAGCATCAGCCAAATTGCCTACGGTGGGTGAGCCATCCGCTCGTGTGTCGCTGCCCTCAAAGCCTCCAGCTGCTGGGGAGCACCTGCCACCACGACAATCTCTGCCAGCACATCCTCCCGCAGCAGCGCGTCCGGAGGCGGTTGCAGCTCCTGGCCAAAACCTCACCAACGTATCCACAGCTCAGCTGGCACAAGAAGAGACCTGCTACGGCATCATGGTCGCGAAGGGCTTGCCGCGCTTCCGCGCCAAGGTGCAGGGCTCGCACTTCATGGTCAAGATACCTGAACATGGCGTGTTTCGCTTCAAAACATTCGGATTAACTGCCAGTTTCCTCAGTCG CCATGTGGCGAAGGATCCCAAACTCAAGGAGTTTTTACCGGCCCAGTGGAAGTTCCATGCCTTGGAGCAGGTCAATAAACAGGTGCCATCTAGGAATCAGCAGTCGCCTGCTGCCATCGTAATCGAAGATTGA
- the LOC120445861 gene encoding H/ACA ribonucleoprotein complex subunit 4 isoform X3, with protein MADVEVRKEKKKKKIKEEPLDGDDIGTLQKQGNFQIKPSSKIAELDTSQWPLLLKNFDKLNIRSNHYTPLAHGSSPLNRDIKEYMKTGFINLDKPSNPSSHEVVAWIKKILKVEKTGHSGTLDPKVTGCLIVCIDRATRLVKSQQSAGKEYVAIFKLHGAVESVAKVRQGLEKLRGALFQRPPLISAVKRQLRVRTVYDSKLLDYDENRNMVARPVPISVPCASIWVSYWVSVARCWSSVVSARAFSLSAMAW; from the exons ATGGCCGACGTGG AAGTACGCAAggagaagaaaaagaagaagatcaAGGAGGAGCCCTTGGACGGCGATGACATTGGCACGCTGCAGAAGCAGGGCAACTTCCAGATCAAGCCCTCCTCCAAGATCGCCGAGCTGGACACCTCGCAATGGCCGCTGCTCCTGAAGAACTTCGACAAGCTGAACATCCGTTCCAACCACTACACTCCGCTGGCTCACGGATCGTCGCCCCTGAACCGCGACATCAAGGAGTACATGAAGACGGGCTTCATCAACCTGGACAAGCCCTCCAACCCCAGCTCTCACGAGGTGGTGGCCTGGATCAAAAAGATCCTCAAGGTTGAAAAGACGGGCCACTCCGGCACTCTGGATCCCAAAGTCACGG GTTGCCTGATTGTTTGCATCGATAGGGCCACCCGGCTGGTAAAGTCCCAGCAGAGCGCCGGTAAGGAGTACGTGGCCATCTTTAAGCTGCACGGAGCCGTGGAGTCGGTGGCCAAGGTGCGTCAAGGCCTGGAGAAACTGCGCGGTGCCCTCTTCCAGCGACCTCCGCTCATCTCCGCCGTAAAGCGTCAGTTGCGCGTTCGTACTGTCTACGACAGCAAGCTGTTGGACTACGATGAAAACCGCAATATGG TTGCGAGGCCGGTTCCTATATCCGTACCATGTGCGTCCATTTGGGTCTCGTACTGGGTGTCGGTGGCCAGATGTTGGAGCTCCGTCGTGTCCGCTCGGGCATTCAGTCTGAGCGCGATGGCATGGTGA
- the LOC120445861 gene encoding H/ACA ribonucleoprotein complex subunit 4 isoform X1, giving the protein MADVEVRKEKKKKKIKEEPLDGDDIGTLQKQGNFQIKPSSKIAELDTSQWPLLLKNFDKLNIRSNHYTPLAHGSSPLNRDIKEYMKTGFINLDKPSNPSSHEVVAWIKKILKVEKTGHSGTLDPKVTGCLIVCIDRATRLVKSQQSAGKEYVAIFKLHGAVESVAKVRQGLEKLRGALFQRPPLISAVKRQLRVRTVYDSKLLDYDENRNMGVFWVSCEAGSYIRTMCVHLGLVLGVGGQMLELRRVRSGIQSERDGMVTMHDVLDAMWLYENHKDESMLRRVIKPLEGLLVNHKRIIMKDSSVNAVCYGAKITLPGVLRYEDGIEIDQEIVICTTKGEAICLAIALMTTATMASCDHGVVAKIKRVIMERDTYPRKWGLGPKASAKKALIAAGKLDKFGRPNENTPKEWLTGYVDYNAKKPAAQEVTPSNGSSEPSKRKLSTSSVEETAAVAVSDETPSKDKKKKKKKHKGDEEAPEAAEEEAEPVEKEKKKKKKKDKDREKDEAQE; this is encoded by the exons ATGGCCGACGTGG AAGTACGCAAggagaagaaaaagaagaagatcaAGGAGGAGCCCTTGGACGGCGATGACATTGGCACGCTGCAGAAGCAGGGCAACTTCCAGATCAAGCCCTCCTCCAAGATCGCCGAGCTGGACACCTCGCAATGGCCGCTGCTCCTGAAGAACTTCGACAAGCTGAACATCCGTTCCAACCACTACACTCCGCTGGCTCACGGATCGTCGCCCCTGAACCGCGACATCAAGGAGTACATGAAGACGGGCTTCATCAACCTGGACAAGCCCTCCAACCCCAGCTCTCACGAGGTGGTGGCCTGGATCAAAAAGATCCTCAAGGTTGAAAAGACGGGCCACTCCGGCACTCTGGATCCCAAAGTCACGG GTTGCCTGATTGTTTGCATCGATAGGGCCACCCGGCTGGTAAAGTCCCAGCAGAGCGCCGGTAAGGAGTACGTGGCCATCTTTAAGCTGCACGGAGCCGTGGAGTCGGTGGCCAAGGTGCGTCAAGGCCTGGAGAAACTGCGCGGTGCCCTCTTCCAGCGACCTCCGCTCATCTCCGCCGTAAAGCGTCAGTTGCGCGTTCGTACTGTCTACGACAGCAAGCTGTTGGACTACGATGAAAACCGCAATATGG GTGTTTTTTGGGTTAGTTGCGAGGCCGGTTCCTATATCCGTACCATGTGCGTCCATTTGGGTCTCGTACTGGGTGTCGGTGGCCAGATGTTGGAGCTCCGTCGTGTCCGCTCGGGCATTCAGTCTGAGCGCGATGGCATGGTGACCATGCACGATGTTTTGGACGCCATGTGGCTGTACGAAAACCACAAGGACGAGTCTATGCTGCGACGTGTGATCAAGCCGCTCGAAGGTCTGCTGGTCAACCACAAGCGCATTATTATGAAGGACAGCTCG GTGAACGCCGTTTGCTATGGTGCCAAGATTACATTGCCAGGTGTCCTGCGCTACGAGGATGGCATCGAGATCGATCAGGAGATCGTCATTTGCACCACTAAGGGCGAGGCCATTTGCCTGGCCATCGCCCTCATGACCACAGCCACCATGGCCTCCTGTGACCATGGTGTGGTGGCTAAGATCAAGCGAGTGATCATGGAGCGCGACACATACCCACGCAAGTGGGGATTGGGCCCAAAGGCGTCGGCCAAGAAGGCGCTCATTGCCGCCGGCAAGCTAGACAAGTTCGGAAGGCCCAATGAAAACACACCGAAGGAGTGGCTGACTGGTTATGTCGACTACAATGCCAAGAAGCCAGCAGCTCAAGAAGTTACCCCCTCGAATGGCTCCAGTGAACCCAGCAAA CGCAAGTTAAGCACCTCCAGCGTTGAGGAAACTGCGGCGGTCGCGGTATCCGACGAGACTCCTTCCAAGgacaaaaagaagaagaagaagaagcacaaGGGCGATGAGGAGGCCCCAGAAGCTGCTGAGGAGGAGGCAGAGCCAGTAGAGAAggagaagaaaaagaagaagaagaaggacaAGGATAGGGAGAAAGACGAAGCTCAGGAATAG